Genomic window (Microbacterium oxydans):
CGAAGAGCGCCTCTCCGGCTACGGCGTCTCCTGGTGCGCGACCTGCGACGGGTTCTTCTTCCGCGAGAAGACGATCGCGGTCGTCGGCGGCGGCGACTCGGCGATGGAAGAGGCCACGTTCCTCACCCGTTTCGCTGAGAAGGTCTACGTGATCCACCGCAAGGACACGCTGCGCGCCTCGAAGATCATGCAGGAGCGTGCGTTCGCGAACGAGAAGATCGAGTTCGTGTGGAACAGCGAGGTCGCCGAGGTGCTCGGTGGCGACTCCGTGACCGGTGTGCAGCTGCGCTCCACGGTCGATGGCACCCTCAGCGACCTCCCGCTCGACGGCCTGTTCATCGCGATCGGCAACGACCCGCGCACGCACCTCGTGCACGACAAGCTCGAGCTCACCGCCGAGGGCACCATCTGGGTCGACGGCCGTTCGTCGAAGACCTCGGTCCCCGGTGTGTTCGCCGCCGGCGACGTGATCGACCCGACCTACCGTCAGGCCATCACGGCGGCCGGTACCGGCACGATCGCCGCCCTCGACGCGGAGCACTTCCTCGCGGATTTTGAGGACGCTTCCGTGGAGGTCCCGGCTGCGGAGGCCGCCGAGGTCCTCACCGCCACGGCGTAGATCGGGAACACTTTCCCCTCGTC
Coding sequences:
- the trxB gene encoding thioredoxin-disulfide reductase yields the protein MRQVIIIGSGPAGFTAAIYAARANLKPLLIASSVEVGGELMNTTEVENYPGFPEGIQGPELMAKFQEQAEKFGTEVVYDDVTELQLDGPVKKVILGSGAEHETQSLIYATGSAYRKLGIEGEERLSGYGVSWCATCDGFFFREKTIAVVGGGDSAMEEATFLTRFAEKVYVIHRKDTLRASKIMQERAFANEKIEFVWNSEVAEVLGGDSVTGVQLRSTVDGTLSDLPLDGLFIAIGNDPRTHLVHDKLELTAEGTIWVDGRSSKTSVPGVFAAGDVIDPTYRQAITAAGTGTIAALDAEHFLADFEDASVEVPAAEAAEVLTATA